From the genome of Thermoflexus hugenholtzii, one region includes:
- a CDS encoding aldo/keto reductase, whose product MEAAIPGWATPQGTWAYTRRFEGTAAPGHFRPAQGLWLSSIGLGTYLGHPDPETDARYVEAIVCAVARGCNVIDTAINYRFQRSERCVGEALRQLLAQGFRREELVIATKGGYVPYEGDWPEDPQRYIEETYLRAGIARPEDFVDGHCIAPGYLRHQIAQSRRNLGLETIDVYFLHNPEVQRAALPPDEFRARLRAAFAALEEAVAQGWIRFYGTATWTAYRAPAHAPEALSLAEVEAIAREVGGPEHHFRFVQLPYNLSMPEAALRRNQPWGEGWATALEVARDLGITVWASASLMQGRLLRSWPLWLRRLFPEGLSEAQRALQFVRSTPGITTALVGMSRVAHVAHNLALASHSPLPPEVIGAILNALDRPR is encoded by the coding sequence ATGGAGGCGGCGATCCCCGGATGGGCAACGCCGCAGGGCACATGGGCTTACACGAGGCGGTTCGAGGGGACCGCGGCCCCGGGCCATTTCCGCCCGGCCCAGGGGCTGTGGCTATCTTCCATCGGCCTCGGCACCTATCTGGGCCATCCCGACCCGGAGACCGACGCCCGCTATGTGGAGGCCATCGTCTGCGCCGTGGCCCGGGGCTGCAACGTCATCGACACCGCCATCAACTACCGCTTCCAGCGCAGCGAACGCTGCGTCGGCGAGGCCCTCCGCCAGTTGCTCGCCCAGGGCTTCCGCCGGGAAGAGCTGGTCATCGCCACCAAAGGCGGTTACGTCCCCTATGAGGGGGACTGGCCGGAGGATCCGCAGCGCTACATCGAGGAGACCTACCTGCGGGCCGGGATCGCGCGCCCGGAGGATTTCGTGGACGGGCACTGCATCGCCCCCGGCTACCTGCGCCATCAGATCGCCCAGAGCCGGCGGAACCTGGGCCTAGAGACCATCGATGTCTATTTCCTGCACAACCCGGAGGTGCAACGGGCCGCTTTGCCGCCGGATGAGTTCCGGGCGCGTCTGCGGGCGGCCTTCGCCGCCCTGGAGGAGGCCGTCGCCCAGGGATGGATCCGTTTCTATGGGACCGCCACCTGGACGGCTTACCGGGCTCCGGCCCATGCGCCGGAGGCGCTGTCCCTGGCGGAGGTGGAGGCCATCGCCCGCGAAGTCGGCGGCCCCGAACATCATTTCCGGTTCGTGCAGCTTCCCTATAACCTGAGCATGCCCGAGGCGGCCCTCCGGCGGAACCAGCCGTGGGGCGAGGGATGGGCGACTGCCCTGGAAGTGGCGCGGGATCTGGGGATCACCGTGTGGGCCAGCGCTTCCCTGATGCAGGGGCGCTTGCTCCGGAGCTGGCCCCTGTGGCTGCGCCGCCTCTTCCCCGAGGGCCTCTCCGAAGCCCAGCGCGCCCTCCAGTTCGTCCGCTCCACCCCCGGGATCACCACCGCTCTGGTCGGCATGAGCCGGGTCGCCCATGTGGCGCACAACCTGGCCCTGGCCTCCCACTCGCCCCTGCCCCCGGAGGTCATCGGGGCGATCCTGAACGCCCTCGATCGCCCCCGGTGA
- a CDS encoding DinB family protein: MSERKAAIRRHLDQTRAEVLAIASQLREDDWEKPVQGEHGKWTARQVLAHLAAAEIGQMSRIQRVLAGERYMPEGFNLDVWNDRQIQKRENQRVEDILKDLEASRQALLQLLDSLSEEQLDIEGQHAIGAMMTVEQMFYHLGNHERDHAAELRRALE, from the coding sequence ATGAGCGAGCGCAAGGCGGCGATCCGAAGGCATCTGGACCAGACCCGCGCGGAGGTGCTGGCCATCGCCTCCCAGCTGCGGGAGGACGACTGGGAGAAGCCGGTGCAGGGCGAACACGGCAAATGGACCGCCCGTCAGGTCCTGGCCCATCTGGCGGCAGCGGAGATCGGCCAGATGTCCCGCATCCAGCGGGTGCTGGCCGGGGAGCGCTATATGCCTGAGGGCTTCAACCTGGACGTGTGGAACGATCGCCAGATCCAGAAACGGGAGAACCAGCGCGTCGAGGACATCCTGAAGGACCTGGAGGCCTCCCGCCAGGCTCTGCTGCAGCTGCTGGACTCCTTGAGCGAGGAGCAGCTGGACATCGAGGGCCAGCACGCCATCGGGGCGATGATGACGGTGGAGCAGATGTTCTACCATCTGGGGAACCACGAGCGGGATCACGCGGCAGAGCTGCGGCGGGCGCTGGAGTGA